One Nicotiana sylvestris chromosome 12, ASM39365v2, whole genome shotgun sequence genomic window carries:
- the LOC138883368 gene encoding uncharacterized protein → MTHQLTAIVHSMAPKLEDLGAFTIPCTIGSGEFAKALCDLGASINLMPYSVFKTLGIGQPRATSMRLQMADRTMKRPLGIIDDVLVRVDKFILPADFVILDCEVVHEVPIILGRPFLATRKALVDVEAGELTFQVGDEKVVFHVCKSMK, encoded by the coding sequence atgactcaccAACTAACTGcaattgtgcactcgatggctccaaagcttgaagatctcggtgctttcaccatcccatgtaccattgggagcGGGGAATTTGCAAAGGCATTGTGCGATTTGGgtgcaagtatcaatttgatgccttactccgtgttcaaaactttgggtattgggcaaccaagGGCTACTTCAATGAGGctgcaaatggcagatagaactatgaagaggccTCTTGGTATTAtagatgatgttcttgttcgggtggacaagttcattttgcctgctgactttgtgatcttggattgtgaggttgTTCATGAGGTTCCGataatattgggaagacctttccttgcaactagaaaggccttagttgatgtggaagcaggggaactcaccttccaggtgggtgatgaaaaagtggtctttcatgtgtgcaagtcaatgaagtag